The proteins below are encoded in one region of Asticcacaulis excentricus CB 48:
- a CDS encoding MFS transporter: protein MPDSAARPPEVTQAAAKPSHIRYALIVFLFIITTINYADRSTFSIAGSAASEALGLNPVQMGFILSAFGWAYVAAQIPGGALLDRFGVKHVYVGAIALWSLFTALQGFVGLIGGLSIVGSLFVLRFLVGLAEAPSFPGNARIVAAWFPASERGTASAIFNSAQYFALVAFAPLMSWLVHEHGWRMVFWFMGALGLIAAFVFAKFISSPDRHPWVNVGELAIMKEGGAVSMDARPRANASGFSLTRLKVLLTNRMLAGIYLAQYCINVLTYFFVTWFPIYLVKERGLNIVQAGFAAAAPALCGFIGGLVGGFLSDYLLKRSGDVSRSRKIPIFVGMTLALSIIACAYVDQEWLVITLMAIAFFGKGVASLGWAVVSDVAPREYIGLAGGVFNMFGNTAGIVTPIVIGYIVAVTGSFDGALIYVGIHCLITLLAFGFITGKIERLKID from the coding sequence ATGCCAGACAGTGCCGCCCGGCCGCCGGAGGTGACGCAAGCCGCCGCCAAGCCTAGCCATATCCGCTATGCCCTGATCGTCTTTTTGTTCATCATCACGACGATCAACTACGCGGACCGTTCGACCTTCTCCATAGCGGGTTCGGCGGCTTCGGAAGCCCTGGGTCTCAATCCCGTGCAGATGGGCTTTATCCTGTCGGCCTTTGGCTGGGCCTATGTGGCGGCGCAGATTCCCGGCGGCGCCCTGCTAGACCGGTTTGGCGTCAAACATGTCTATGTTGGCGCCATTGCGCTTTGGTCACTATTTACAGCGCTTCAGGGCTTTGTCGGACTGATCGGCGGCCTGTCCATTGTCGGATCCCTATTTGTTTTGCGCTTTCTGGTAGGTCTTGCCGAAGCGCCTTCCTTTCCCGGCAATGCGCGCATAGTGGCGGCGTGGTTCCCGGCTTCCGAGCGGGGCACGGCCTCGGCCATCTTCAATTCGGCGCAGTATTTTGCCCTGGTGGCCTTTGCCCCCTTAATGTCGTGGCTCGTGCATGAACATGGCTGGCGCATGGTGTTCTGGTTTATGGGCGCGCTGGGTCTTATTGCGGCTTTCGTCTTTGCAAAATTCATCTCCAGCCCGGACAGGCATCCGTGGGTCAATGTCGGCGAACTGGCCATAATGAAGGAGGGCGGTGCTGTCAGCATGGACGCGCGGCCCAGAGCGAACGCGAGCGGCTTCAGCCTTACGCGGCTCAAGGTGCTTCTGACCAATCGCATGCTGGCCGGCATCTACCTGGCGCAGTATTGCATCAACGTCCTGACCTATTTCTTTGTAACGTGGTTTCCGATCTATCTGGTCAAGGAGCGCGGCCTGAATATCGTGCAGGCGGGCTTTGCTGCTGCCGCACCCGCCCTGTGCGGCTTCATCGGCGGGCTGGTCGGGGGCTTTCTGTCGGATTATCTACTCAAGAGGTCCGGCGACGTCAGCCGCTCGCGTAAAATTCCGATCTTTGTCGGTATGACCCTCGCCCTGTCGATCATTGCCTGCGCGTATGTTGATCAGGAGTGGCTGGTCATCACGCTTATGGCCATCGCCTTCTTTGGCAAGGGGGTAGCCTCGCTTGGCTGGGCTGTGGTTTCAGACGTCGCCCCGCGCGAGTATATCGGGCTGGCGGGCGGCGTGTTCAACATGTTCGGCAATACGGCCGGTATCGTCACCCCTATTGTTATCGGGTATATTGTCGCGGTTACCGGCTCGTTTGATGGGGCGCTCATCTATGTGGGCATCCACTGCCTGATAACCCTGCTGGCTTTCGGTTTTATCACCGGCAAGATTGAGCGATTGAAGATCGACTGA
- a CDS encoding AbrB/MazE/SpoVT family DNA-binding domain-containing protein — protein sequence MDALKLTTIGTSTGVVIPKEVLTRLNVAKGDTLYVTETPDGGYSLTAYDPDFATKMEKADAIIRRYRNTLSVLAK from the coding sequence ATGGACGCGCTCAAACTCACGACAATCGGGACGTCCACAGGTGTCGTCATTCCCAAGGAGGTGCTGACGCGCCTCAATGTCGCAAAGGGTGACACCCTCTATGTTACGGAAACGCCTGACGGCGGCTACAGTCTGACGGCTTACGATCCCGACTTTGCGACCAAGATGGAAAAGGCCGATGCCATCATACGACGTTACCGGAATACCCTCAGCGTCCTTGCCAAATAA
- a CDS encoding type II toxin-antitoxin system death-on-curing family toxin, with product MMPYIWLDARDATAVHDRSLVLHGGPGGVRDQGLLLSALARPQQLAVYGEGVDRIQLAAAYTAGVVQNYPFIDGNKRTGFILGVLFLELNGLNFIASEEDAADAVLSLAAGTLEEVGYVDFLRRNAR from the coding sequence ATAATGCCCTACATCTGGCTTGACGCGCGCGATGCTACAGCGGTCCACGATCGGTCGCTGGTCCTTCATGGCGGACCCGGTGGCGTCAGGGACCAGGGCCTTTTGCTTTCGGCGCTGGCCAGACCGCAACAACTGGCCGTGTATGGCGAAGGTGTGGACAGGATACAACTGGCGGCGGCCTACACGGCTGGTGTGGTGCAGAACTATCCTTTTATCGACGGCAACAAGCGCACCGGATTTATCCTGGGCGTTTTGTTTCTCGAACTCAATGGACTGAACTTTATAGCCAGTGAAGAAGATGCTGCCGATGCTGTGCTGAGCCTTGCCGCGGGCACGCTGGAAGAGGTGGGTTATGTCGATTTCCTGAGACGCAATGCGCGTTAG
- a CDS encoding LysR family transcriptional regulator: protein MFELSQIRCFVTAAEELHFGRAAARLNMTQPPLSRQIQVLERILGVPLFERTSRSVRLTPAGRVFLPEARRIVWLAESATLAARKVAQGDAGRIGIGFTAVSGYSFLPQIVAQSRARLPNIELDLREMVSSQQVEALQTGLIDIGFLRQPLDRHEFESERVVSEALIAALPTGDIRLTTPELTLKAFDGSPLIMYSREGASYFHNMLMSLFSEVDVRPDYVQQVTQIHSMLGLVRAGLGVAIVPHTAMSLQFSGVHYRNIVTVPEKPVELYMVWRRANTNPALVAVRELCSEVAPKTV, encoded by the coding sequence ATGTTTGAACTGAGCCAGATACGCTGTTTCGTGACCGCCGCCGAAGAGCTCCACTTCGGTCGGGCAGCGGCTCGGCTCAACATGACCCAGCCTCCACTCAGTCGCCAGATTCAGGTTCTGGAGCGTATTTTGGGGGTTCCGCTCTTTGAACGCACCAGTCGCAGCGTTAGACTCACCCCCGCTGGTCGCGTCTTCCTGCCGGAGGCCCGCCGCATCGTCTGGCTGGCGGAAAGCGCCACGCTGGCGGCACGAAAGGTGGCTCAGGGCGACGCTGGGCGCATCGGTATCGGCTTTACCGCGGTCTCCGGTTACAGCTTCCTGCCGCAGATCGTGGCACAGTCACGTGCGCGCTTGCCCAACATTGAGCTTGATCTGCGGGAGATGGTCTCAAGCCAGCAGGTAGAAGCCCTACAAACGGGGCTGATCGATATTGGCTTTTTGCGACAGCCACTGGATCGGCACGAATTCGAAAGCGAACGGGTGGTTAGTGAGGCCCTGATCGCGGCCCTGCCGACGGGGGATATACGGCTGACCACACCGGAACTCACCCTCAAAGCCTTTGATGGCTCACCGTTGATCATGTATTCGCGGGAAGGGGCCAGCTACTTCCACAACATGCTGATGAGCCTTTTTTCGGAGGTGGATGTGCGACCTGACTATGTGCAGCAGGTGACCCAGATCCATTCGATGCTGGGCCTTGTACGGGCAGGGCTTGGGGTCGCTATCGTCCCGCACACGGCCATGAGTTTGCAGTTTTCCGGCGTTCATTACCGCAACATTGTCACCGTACCGGAAAAGCCGGTCGAGCTTTATATGGTCTGGCGGCGCGCGAACACCAACCCGGCGCTGGTGGCGGTCCGTGAGCTCTGTTCAGAGGTGGCACCAAAGACGGTTTAG
- a CDS encoding TonB-dependent receptor, which yields MITSRADKARRRLACGVSALTLLALGTPVMARQVAQEGSEAPVEVVVTGFRASLQNAIRTKRNESGVVDAIKAEDIADFPDLNLAESLQRIPGVAITRVNGEGRQISVRGLGSEYTRVRVNGMEAIATSGGTVNSGGTNRTRGFDFNMFASELFNSLSVRKTASAEVEEGSLGATVDLQTARPFDYKTSQLVVSAQASYNDLAREVTPRVTLMASQRWADGKLGALFSLAYEKRHLLEEGANITRWTYGGANSGFNTASTLNGYTIAQINNTNTATALYHPRIPSYVSYDINSERLGLTGSFQMRPSDATLVTLDILYSDVKTTRGEHQLQAIGFSRAGTGKPQTIIRSGTVEGKNIVQGVFDNVDLRTQTAWDEMETEFTQYTLTLTHNFSEKLRGGFIGGYSQSEFSNPVSTIITFDRANSQGYSYDFRSRLPAIGLNFDVTNPASWSMVNGTSEVRIRPNFVTNAFATSKAYLEFDANENLTIKGGLDSRKFRFDSRGYYRTSETVVQTLTAAELTDVSGVYSGFGRNLDQPSGNATAWLAPDLDKFAAKYNIYCNCGIYALTDINNSSARGQWITVDETDTGAFLQADFRFTALGVPWRGDAGLRYFKTDQRSSGFAAVGAVIKLVEASRSYDMTLPSLNLAADVTNDVVFRVSAAETIARPSIAGLTPGGDVAIQGANRAYSRGNPYINPTKSKNLDLSLEWYPAPNSIYAFGLFYKKIDTFVQTLRQDIPFNQLGLPNSLLDGTTATATDIFAVSQPVNSPGGDLKGFEVNAQQQLSFLPGFWSNFGVLANYTYVDSTIDYLTSTTPGAATVSETLVGLSKNAANLTLYYETEEFSVRGSVAYREGYLTAVPSNDGNTVAGTNETTNFDIQASYNLTPKLKLSLEGINLTDEFNDQYVDATNRLNVRSHTGRQFFLSARYSF from the coding sequence ATGATCACAAGTCGAGCCGATAAGGCGCGCCGCCGTTTGGCGTGCGGGGTTTCCGCTCTCACGCTTCTGGCGCTGGGTACGCCGGTCATGGCGAGGCAGGTCGCTCAGGAAGGCTCCGAGGCGCCGGTTGAAGTGGTAGTGACCGGCTTTCGGGCCTCGTTACAAAACGCCATACGCACCAAGCGCAACGAAAGTGGTGTCGTCGATGCCATCAAGGCGGAGGACATTGCGGACTTCCCCGATCTAAACCTGGCGGAATCGCTGCAACGCATCCCCGGCGTAGCCATCACACGTGTCAACGGCGAAGGCCGCCAGATTTCGGTACGAGGTCTCGGTTCGGAATATACCCGCGTGCGCGTCAACGGCATGGAAGCCATTGCGACCTCAGGGGGCACCGTCAATTCCGGGGGCACCAACCGCACCCGCGGCTTCGATTTCAATATGTTCGCTTCTGAACTGTTCAATAGTCTGAGCGTGCGCAAGACCGCCTCGGCGGAGGTCGAGGAAGGCTCTCTGGGGGCAACGGTTGACCTTCAGACGGCGCGGCCCTTCGATTACAAAACCAGTCAGCTCGTTGTGTCGGCCCAGGCCAGCTATAATGATCTGGCGCGCGAAGTGACTCCGCGCGTGACCCTGATGGCCAGCCAGCGCTGGGCGGATGGAAAGCTCGGGGCACTGTTCTCTCTGGCCTACGAAAAGCGGCATCTGCTTGAGGAGGGGGCCAATATTACGCGCTGGACCTATGGCGGAGCCAACAGTGGCTTTAACACGGCCTCGACGCTCAATGGCTACACGATCGCTCAGATCAACAACACCAATACAGCTACGGCCCTCTATCACCCGCGCATCCCCTCCTATGTCAGCTACGACATCAATTCCGAACGCCTGGGCCTGACGGGATCGTTCCAGATGCGTCCGTCAGACGCAACGCTGGTAACGCTCGATATCCTGTATTCGGATGTCAAAACCACGCGTGGCGAGCATCAGCTTCAGGCCATTGGTTTCAGCCGTGCTGGCACCGGCAAACCACAGACGATCATCCGCAGTGGCACGGTTGAGGGGAAGAACATCGTTCAGGGCGTTTTCGATAATGTCGATCTGCGCACCCAGACGGCCTGGGACGAAATGGAAACTGAGTTTACCCAATACACGCTGACCTTAACGCATAACTTCTCGGAAAAGCTGCGGGGCGGCTTTATCGGCGGCTATTCGCAGTCAGAGTTTTCCAACCCGGTCTCGACCATCATCACCTTTGATCGCGCCAATTCGCAGGGCTACAGCTACGATTTCCGCTCAAGGCTGCCGGCCATCGGGCTTAATTTCGATGTCACCAACCCGGCCAGCTGGTCGATGGTCAATGGCACGTCCGAGGTACGCATTCGCCCTAACTTCGTGACAAACGCTTTTGCCACGTCCAAAGCCTATCTTGAGTTCGATGCCAACGAAAACCTGACGATCAAGGGGGGACTGGACAGCCGCAAATTCAGGTTCGACTCGCGAGGGTATTATCGCACTTCGGAAACCGTCGTGCAGACTCTGACGGCCGCGGAGCTGACGGATGTGTCTGGCGTCTATTCCGGTTTCGGTCGCAATCTGGATCAGCCGTCGGGTAATGCCACGGCGTGGCTGGCCCCTGATCTCGACAAGTTTGCCGCGAAGTACAACATCTATTGTAATTGCGGCATCTATGCCCTGACCGACATCAACAATTCGTCGGCGCGCGGGCAGTGGATCACTGTGGATGAAACCGACACGGGTGCCTTTCTGCAAGCGGATTTCCGGTTCACAGCGCTGGGCGTGCCGTGGCGAGGCGATGCCGGTCTGCGTTATTTCAAGACCGATCAGCGCTCGTCCGGCTTTGCCGCGGTGGGGGCTGTGATCAAGCTGGTCGAAGCGTCGCGCAGCTATGACATGACGCTGCCGTCGCTCAATCTGGCGGCCGATGTCACAAATGATGTCGTGTTCCGGGTGAGCGCGGCGGAAACCATCGCCCGCCCGTCGATCGCGGGGCTGACACCCGGCGGTGATGTGGCCATTCAAGGGGCCAACCGTGCCTATTCACGCGGTAATCCCTACATCAATCCGACCAAATCCAAGAATCTGGACCTGTCGCTGGAATGGTATCCGGCCCCCAATTCGATCTACGCCTTTGGCCTGTTCTACAAGAAGATCGACACCTTCGTGCAGACCCTGCGTCAGGACATTCCGTTCAATCAGCTAGGTCTGCCGAATTCTCTGCTCGACGGCACGACAGCAACGGCTACCGACATCTTTGCCGTCAGCCAACCGGTCAATTCGCCGGGCGGCGATCTCAAAGGCTTTGAGGTCAATGCGCAGCAGCAACTGAGCTTCCTGCCGGGTTTCTGGAGCAATTTCGGTGTGCTAGCTAACTACACCTATGTAGACTCTACGATTGATTACCTGACCTCCACTACCCCGGGCGCGGCAACGGTTTCAGAAACACTGGTCGGGCTGTCGAAAAATGCCGCCAACCTTACCCTGTATTATGAGACCGAAGAATTCTCTGTGCGGGGTTCGGTTGCCTATCGGGAAGGCTATCTGACGGCTGTTCCGTCCAACGATGGCAACACGGTCGCCGGCACCAATGAGACGACCAATTTTGACATACAGGCCTCCTATAACCTGACACCGAAGCTTAAGCTTAGCCTTGAAGGCATCAATCTGACCGATGAATTCAACGATCAGTATGTCGATGCCACAAACCGCCTGAATGTGCGCTCGCACACCGGACGGCAGTTCTTCCTCAGTGCCCGCTATAGCTTCTGA
- a CDS encoding SDR family NAD(P)-dependent oxidoreductase, whose amino-acid sequence MRFSGKTILITGAASGIGLATAQCLAGQGAQLALIDRNAAALEAVATELRALALPCDVSEEAALKAAYDTAFSHFGYVDGVVNVAGAMIYKGLDALTGDDWQRLMAINFYAAANLTQRAFSTMARGGVLVFVGSIHTHQTSPLVAPYAAAKAALSSLARTASIEGKSKGIRANAVLPGAIDTPMLRDSPNIKSGAEVIDPADIGQPNDIAASVAFLLGDEARFITGTSMVVDGGRLAKL is encoded by the coding sequence ATGCGCTTTTCCGGCAAGACCATCCTGATCACAGGGGCGGCCAGCGGTATCGGTCTGGCCACAGCGCAGTGTCTGGCCGGGCAGGGGGCGCAACTGGCGCTGATTGACCGCAATGCCGCAGCCCTTGAGGCCGTGGCCACAGAGCTGAGGGCGCTTGCCTTGCCCTGCGATGTGTCTGAGGAGGCAGCGCTGAAGGCAGCCTATGACACGGCCTTCAGTCACTTTGGCTATGTCGATGGCGTGGTCAATGTCGCCGGCGCGATGATCTATAAGGGGCTGGATGCACTTACCGGCGACGACTGGCAGCGGCTTATGGCCATCAACTTCTATGCGGCGGCAAACCTGACCCAGCGTGCCTTTTCCACGATGGCGCGGGGTGGCGTACTGGTCTTTGTGGGCAGCATCCATACGCACCAGACCTCGCCTCTGGTGGCACCTTATGCCGCGGCCAAGGCCGCCCTGTCGTCTCTGGCGCGCACCGCCTCTATTGAAGGGAAGTCCAAGGGTATCCGCGCCAATGCGGTTTTGCCGGGGGCGATTGACACACCTATGCTCCGCGACAGCCCGAACATCAAATCGGGTGCCGAGGTCATTGATCCGGCCGACATCGGCCAGCCCAATGACATTGCCGCCTCTGTGGCCTTCCTACTGGGCGATGAAGCCCGGTTCATCACTGGGACTTCGATGGTCGTTGACGGTGGCCGTCTGGCGAAGTTGTAA
- the dgoD gene encoding galactonate dehydratase: MLTSPVAKIETFPVPPRWLFVRVETEDGRVGWGEASLEGHTEAVEGAFASLRDRFMGTDPERIEDVWQTAYRLGFYRGGPVLMSALSGLDQALWDLKGKALNVPVHQLLGGRVRDCVPVYAWIGGDRPSDVVEAARVRKTQGFTCVKMNGTEEMGWLDSPRSLDATVSRLEAVKAEGMDAGLDFHGRVHKPMAKQLARALEPLRPLFIEEPLLSEHPEAIEQLSKLTTIPIALGERLYSRWDIKPFLEAASVDILQPDLSHAGGISEVRRMAAMAEAYDVAIAPHCPLGPIALAACMQVALSTPNFVIQEMSLGIHYNTGGHDLLSYMTNPEIFDVKDGMVAALSGPGLGVEVDEDKVRRLSRDCPPWRNPVWRGPDGFVREW, translated from the coding sequence ATGCTTACGTCTCCTGTCGCCAAAATCGAAACCTTTCCCGTGCCACCACGCTGGCTGTTCGTGCGTGTTGAAACCGAAGATGGCCGCGTTGGCTGGGGCGAGGCGTCGCTGGAAGGTCACACCGAAGCCGTTGAAGGGGCTTTCGCGTCGTTGCGTGACCGGTTTATGGGCACAGACCCTGAGCGTATCGAAGACGTCTGGCAAACCGCCTACCGGCTGGGATTCTATCGTGGCGGTCCCGTGCTGATGTCGGCCCTTTCGGGTCTTGATCAGGCGCTGTGGGACCTAAAAGGTAAGGCGCTGAACGTGCCGGTGCATCAATTGCTGGGGGGGCGCGTACGCGATTGCGTGCCGGTCTATGCCTGGATCGGCGGTGACAGGCCGTCGGATGTTGTCGAAGCGGCCCGCGTGCGCAAAACGCAGGGTTTTACCTGCGTCAAGATGAACGGCACCGAAGAGATGGGCTGGCTCGATAGTCCGCGCTCACTGGACGCCACAGTCAGCCGTCTGGAAGCCGTCAAGGCTGAGGGCATGGACGCCGGGCTTGATTTTCACGGACGGGTCCATAAGCCGATGGCCAAGCAACTGGCGCGCGCGCTGGAGCCCTTGCGGCCCCTGTTTATCGAGGAGCCGCTGCTTAGCGAACATCCCGAAGCCATAGAACAGTTGTCAAAACTGACCACCATTCCGATTGCGCTGGGGGAGCGTCTCTACAGCCGCTGGGACATCAAGCCGTTTCTGGAGGCGGCGTCGGTCGATATACTGCAGCCAGACCTCAGCCATGCCGGCGGCATTTCCGAAGTGCGGCGCATGGCGGCGATGGCCGAAGCCTATGACGTGGCCATAGCTCCGCATTGTCCGCTGGGGCCGATTGCTCTGGCCGCCTGTATGCAGGTCGCACTATCCACGCCAAACTTCGTCATTCAGGAAATGTCGCTGGGTATCCACTATAATACAGGCGGCCACGACCTGCTGAGCTATATGACGAACCCCGAAATCTTTGACGTGAAAGACGGCATGGTAGCCGCCCTCAGCGGGCCGGGTCTTGGGGTCGAGGTTGATGAGGACAAGGTTCGCCGCCTAAGCCGCGATTGCCCGCCCTGGCGCAATCCGGTGTGGCGTGGCCCGGACGGCTTTGTGAGAGAATGGTGA
- a CDS encoding FadR/GntR family transcriptional regulator has protein sequence MVTAGTDPFPRMGLAAHSNATQSIVQALGSAIVTGQYADKTFPTEKALCLQFDAARTIVREAVKMLAAKGLITSRRRQGIRIASEDDWNLFDPDVLNWLLERRGSPELLLDFLEMRLAVEPAAAALAARDASEAQKAAIREAIERMYAAERGEDDGLTADIAFHIAVLNASGNRFFKQMRVMIATALAISIRYTNRVKGRQASAPDHARVAKAICEGDPVRARETMQWLLEGARQLVTSQITLQPSAFV, from the coding sequence ATGGTGACCGCAGGTACAGACCCTTTTCCCCGTATGGGGCTGGCGGCACACAGCAATGCCACACAGTCGATTGTGCAGGCACTCGGCTCGGCAATTGTAACCGGCCAGTATGCAGATAAGACCTTTCCCACCGAAAAGGCGCTATGCCTGCAGTTTGATGCGGCGCGCACCATTGTGCGTGAGGCGGTCAAGATGCTGGCGGCCAAAGGCCTGATCACCTCGCGCCGGCGGCAGGGTATACGCATTGCGTCTGAGGATGACTGGAACCTGTTTGATCCGGATGTATTGAACTGGCTTCTGGAGCGTCGTGGGTCGCCTGAGCTGTTGCTCGATTTTCTGGAGATGCGTCTGGCGGTCGAACCTGCGGCCGCGGCTCTGGCCGCCCGCGACGCCAGCGAGGCGCAAAAGGCGGCTATTCGCGAAGCCATCGAACGCATGTACGCCGCCGAACGTGGCGAGGATGACGGTCTTACGGCTGATATTGCCTTCCACATCGCCGTACTCAACGCGAGTGGCAATCGCTTTTTCAAGCAAATGCGCGTCATGATCGCCACAGCGCTTGCCATCAGTATCCGTTACACCAACCGCGTTAAGGGCCGTCAGGCCAGTGCGCCTGACCATGCCCGCGTTGCTAAAGCCATATGTGAAGGCGACCCCGTTCGGGCCCGCGAGACCATGCAGTGGCTGCTCGAAGGCGCGCGGCAACTGGTCACAAGTCAAATCACCCTTCAACCCTCCGCGTTTGTCTGA
- a CDS encoding sugar porter family MFS transporter, giving the protein MAAGAGVTGVSGDGGGSPAKLNLAYIWMISAVAALGGLLFGYDWVVVGGAKPFYEAYFHLTSEALIGWANSCALLGCLVGSIVAGLLSDRFGRKPLLILSAVLFGVSSILTGWATSFDLFIVWRILGGVAIGMASNVSPTYIAEVAPPEWRGRLVTLNQLTLVIGILGAQIVNLLIAGSGTEAATTEALRQSWVGQFGWRWMFTAVAVPSLIFLVLAILVPESPRWLVKAGRIEEAKAVFKRIGGIDYADGQIADVARSLSHEASGQAHWRELFKPAVFAVLLMGIGLAVLQQWSGTNVIFNYAEEIYRGAGYDLSGIMFNIVITGAINLIFTLVATAFVDRAGRRALMLWGAGGMAIIHALLGGAFFMGLTGPLVLGLTLAVIALYAMSLAPITWVLLSEIFPTRVRGLAMSVSVSALWVACFGVTFTFPLLNRALGAAGTFWIYGLFCLIGFALIARFVPETKGRSLEEIETQLGLR; this is encoded by the coding sequence ATGGCGGCGGGTGCAGGCGTGACGGGGGTATCAGGTGACGGGGGCGGGTCGCCTGCAAAGCTCAACCTAGCCTACATCTGGATGATTTCGGCGGTGGCAGCCTTGGGCGGACTGCTGTTTGGCTATGACTGGGTCGTTGTCGGCGGGGCAAAACCCTTTTATGAGGCCTACTTTCACCTGACGTCAGAGGCCCTGATCGGCTGGGCAAATAGTTGTGCACTTCTGGGCTGTCTGGTGGGCTCGATCGTGGCAGGTCTTCTGTCGGATCGCTTTGGGCGCAAGCCGCTTCTGATCCTGTCGGCGGTGCTGTTCGGCGTTTCTTCTATCCTCACCGGGTGGGCGACGTCCTTTGACCTGTTTATCGTCTGGCGTATTCTCGGCGGTGTTGCCATTGGCATGGCCTCCAATGTGTCGCCGACCTACATCGCCGAAGTCGCGCCTCCGGAGTGGCGCGGGCGTCTGGTGACGCTCAACCAGCTTACCTTGGTCATTGGCATTCTGGGGGCGCAGATCGTCAACCTGCTTATAGCCGGGTCTGGCACGGAAGCGGCGACGACCGAAGCCTTACGCCAATCATGGGTGGGTCAGTTCGGCTGGCGCTGGATGTTTACGGCGGTCGCCGTGCCGTCGCTCATTTTTTTGGTTCTTGCCATTCTGGTGCCGGAAAGCCCTCGCTGGCTGGTCAAGGCGGGGCGAATAGAGGAGGCCAAAGCAGTCTTTAAGCGTATCGGCGGTATCGACTATGCCGACGGGCAGATTGCGGATGTGGCGCGAAGTCTAAGCCACGAGGCCTCCGGTCAGGCTCACTGGCGTGAGCTGTTCAAGCCAGCGGTGTTTGCTGTGCTCTTAATGGGCATAGGGCTGGCGGTGCTTCAGCAATGGAGCGGCACCAACGTCATTTTCAACTATGCCGAAGAAATCTATCGCGGTGCCGGTTATGACCTCAGCGGCATCATGTTCAACATCGTCATTACCGGGGCGATCAACCTGATCTTCACGCTGGTGGCGACGGCCTTTGTCGATCGGGCCGGGCGACGCGCCCTGATGTTGTGGGGTGCCGGGGGCATGGCCATTATCCACGCGCTACTTGGTGGGGCCTTCTTCATGGGCTTGACAGGGCCGCTGGTGCTCGGGCTGACGCTGGCGGTGATTGCGCTCTACGCCATGTCGCTGGCGCCGATTACATGGGTCTTGCTGTCCGAGATTTTTCCGACCCGTGTGCGGGGTCTGGCCATGTCGGTGTCGGTTTCGGCCCTGTGGGTCGCCTGTTTCGGCGTGACCTTCACCTTCCCGCTCCTTAACAGGGCGCTGGGGGCGGCAGGCACCTTCTGGATCTATGGCCTGTTCTGCCTGATCGGCTTTGCGCTGATTGCGCGGTTTGTACCGGAAACAAAGGGGCGTTCGCTCGAAGAGATCGAAACCCAGCTCGGTTTGCGATGA